Proteins encoded in a region of the Gemmatimonadaceae bacterium genome:
- a CDS encoding TonB-dependent receptor, translating to MVVAGSAQERFGLLVSLAGTDYQTTTDSGGRFALTHVPASRYSLRLQVPGRAALQREVTVVADSAVSIVFALDEGPTRLAAVRIAAARPLHVIGHLPYVHDGVILSGKKSEVIVMDSLHANLAQDVERQILGRIPGAHFSETQGAGFPSNGIGFRGLNPTQSQEVNTRQNGVSIAADLFGYPETYYTPPAEALDRIEVIRGAASLSHGPQFGGVVNYVTKRGTAGAAPTFVFGQTAGGAGFLNSFNSVAGGTRRWAYYGFLHGRVDAGWRPNSDVRQTTGFLGATYRASDRVSMDLELTASRNRIHMPGGLSDEQFAEGPRQSFRARNWLASPWNVAAIKLRYEPTSDVGLETTLSVQSSDRHLVWRNEDGGAAAADAIDPATGSFVPREAERERFANVALESRLHVNHATFGPHQTLAMGVRFGANSLRRFEGGPASTGSDFDMRLYGGTWERALRFRSVNAAVYAEDLVHLSARLSVTPGVRLEYLRSSAEGYTEVASTFTPRTIAYPLVGAGAEYLIGSSTSAYANVSEAYRPILYASQTPFGSIATVDPGLRSSRGYNADLGWRGTAGPSFKFDVSGFYLQYRDRAGTRSVGSGPDASLEIANIGNSRHQGVESYVEIDLLTLLAPRFRAALGTIDLFNSFAYVDARYLTGEFRGNRVEQAPRVVERLGVSWARGPLAMTVQASHTGDSFGDANNSVASSVEDGATGFVPAYTVLDLSLRWRLAPRIVLTGGVNNLANLHYFTKRTAEYPGPGLLPGLGRSIYLGVTTRVGPGK from the coding sequence ATGGTGGTCGCGGGCAGCGCCCAGGAGCGATTCGGGCTTCTCGTCTCCCTCGCTGGCACGGACTACCAGACCACCACGGACAGCGGGGGACGGTTCGCGCTGACGCATGTTCCTGCCAGCCGCTACAGCCTGCGCCTGCAGGTGCCGGGACGGGCCGCACTTCAGCGTGAGGTGACCGTCGTGGCGGACTCGGCGGTGAGCATCGTGTTCGCACTCGACGAAGGCCCGACGCGCCTCGCGGCGGTGCGGATTGCGGCCGCACGCCCGTTGCACGTCATTGGGCACCTGCCCTACGTGCACGACGGAGTGATCCTGTCCGGCAAGAAGTCCGAGGTGATCGTGATGGACAGCCTGCACGCCAACCTCGCGCAGGATGTGGAACGCCAGATCCTCGGGCGCATTCCGGGGGCGCATTTCTCCGAGACGCAGGGCGCGGGCTTTCCGTCGAACGGCATCGGCTTCCGCGGCCTCAATCCCACGCAGTCGCAGGAAGTGAACACGAGGCAGAATGGCGTGAGCATTGCCGCTGACCTGTTCGGTTATCCCGAGACGTACTATACGCCTCCCGCCGAGGCGCTCGACCGCATCGAAGTCATTCGGGGGGCGGCGTCGCTGTCCCACGGGCCCCAGTTCGGCGGCGTCGTGAACTACGTGACGAAGCGCGGCACCGCGGGCGCGGCGCCGACCTTCGTGTTCGGACAGACCGCCGGCGGCGCTGGATTCCTCAACTCGTTCAACTCGGTCGCTGGCGGCACGCGGCGCTGGGCGTACTATGGCTTCCTGCACGGACGCGTCGATGCCGGCTGGCGCCCCAACTCCGACGTGCGGCAGACAACCGGGTTCCTCGGCGCGACGTACCGGGCATCGGACCGCGTGTCCATGGATCTCGAACTCACGGCATCGCGCAACCGCATTCACATGCCCGGGGGACTGTCGGATGAACAGTTCGCCGAGGGGCCGAGGCAGTCGTTCCGTGCGCGCAACTGGCTCGCCAGTCCATGGAACGTCGCCGCGATCAAGTTGCGCTACGAGCCGACGTCGGACGTCGGACTCGAGACCACGCTCTCCGTTCAGTCGAGCGATCGGCATCTGGTCTGGCGCAACGAGGACGGCGGGGCGGCGGCGGCGGACGCGATCGACCCGGCAACCGGCTCGTTCGTTCCCCGCGAGGCCGAGCGTGAGCGCTTTGCGAACGTTGCGCTCGAGTCGCGACTGCACGTGAACCACGCGACGTTTGGTCCGCACCAGACACTCGCGATGGGCGTGCGCTTCGGCGCCAACAGCCTGCGGCGCTTCGAGGGCGGCCCCGCGTCGACGGGCAGCGATTTCGACATGCGGCTCTACGGCGGCACGTGGGAACGCGCCCTGCGGTTCCGGTCGGTGAACGCGGCGGTGTACGCCGAGGATCTCGTGCATCTGTCGGCGCGCCTGTCGGTGACTCCCGGCGTGCGCCTCGAATACCTCCGATCAAGCGCGGAGGGCTACACGGAGGTCGCCTCGACATTCACGCCGCGTACCATCGCGTACCCGCTCGTGGGCGCGGGGGCAGAGTACCTCATCGGCTCGTCCACTTCGGCGTACGCGAATGTCAGCGAAGCGTATCGCCCGATTCTCTACGCGTCGCAGACGCCATTTGGGAGCATCGCGACGGTCGATCCCGGGCTGCGGTCATCGCGTGGGTACAATGCCGACCTTGGATGGCGCGGCACGGCGGGGCCGTCGTTCAAGTTCGACGTCTCGGGCTTCTACCTGCAGTACCGAGACCGCGCCGGGACGCGATCCGTGGGCAGTGGTCCCGATGCGTCGCTCGAAATCGCGAACATCGGCAACAGTCGGCACCAGGGCGTCGAATCGTACGTCGAGATTGACCTGCTGACTTTGCTCGCGCCGCGATTCCGTGCAGCGCTTGGCACGATTGACCTGTTCAACTCATTCGCGTACGTCGACGCGAGGTATCTCACCGGCGAGTTCCGCGGGAATCGCGTCGAGCAGGCGCCGCGGGTGGTCGAGCGGCTTGGTGTGAGCTGGGCCCGCGGTCCGCTGGCGATGACGGTGCAGGCCAGCCACACGGGCGATTCGTTTGGCGACGCGAACAACTCGGTGGCGTCGTCGGTGGAGGATGGCGCAACGGGATTCGTGCCCGCGTACACAGTGCTTGATCTTTCGTTGCGGTGGCGGCTTGCGCCGCGGATTGTCCTGACCGGCGGCGTCAACAACCTCGCGAACCTGCACTACTTCACGAAGCGCACGGCGGAGTACCCGGGTCCGGGCCTGCTCCCGGGCCTTGGCCGAAGCATCTATCTCGGCGTCACGACGCGGGTGGGACCTGGCAAGTGA
- the queG gene encoding tRNA epoxyqueuosine(34) reductase QueG, translated as MSQPVPAGFEDRLKTQARAAGFDLAGITRLGTPHTVAHFDAWLAAGYHGEMGYLERGAELRRDARRPVDGMISALVVALNYGGTQPDGPIARYARFADYHRVMWDKLDALLEWVRTELPDVKGRSFVDSGPVLERDLARRAGLGWFGKNTLLIHPKLGSFFFIGALLLDVPLTADQPFATDHCGTCTRCLDACPTQAFAEPRVLDARRCISYLTIELKGPHTPEQSAMVGEHLFGCDVCQEVCPYNRKFSAGATESAFSPLERLVSPDARELARAFLAMTPAEFTAELKHTPLSRAKLSGLKRNACAVLANAGTAADVSALTVAQEDDEPLVRFAAVDALARLSSPDDLAAIRRRRGVPKD; from the coding sequence GTGAGCCAGCCGGTTCCCGCCGGCTTCGAAGACCGCCTCAAGACGCAGGCCCGCGCGGCGGGCTTTGATCTCGCCGGCATCACCCGGTTGGGGACGCCCCACACGGTCGCGCATTTCGACGCGTGGCTCGCGGCAGGATACCACGGCGAGATGGGATATCTCGAGCGTGGCGCCGAGTTGCGCCGCGACGCCCGGCGCCCGGTGGATGGCATGATCAGTGCGCTCGTCGTTGCGCTGAACTACGGCGGCACACAGCCCGACGGTCCCATTGCCCGCTACGCGCGGTTTGCCGACTACCATCGCGTGATGTGGGACAAGCTCGACGCGCTGCTCGAGTGGGTGCGTACTGAGCTACCCGATGTGAAGGGCCGGTCGTTTGTGGACAGCGGCCCCGTGCTGGAGCGCGACCTCGCACGCCGCGCCGGACTGGGCTGGTTCGGCAAGAATACGCTGCTCATCCACCCCAAACTCGGCTCCTTCTTTTTCATCGGCGCGCTCCTCCTCGACGTGCCGCTCACGGCAGACCAGCCGTTCGCGACCGATCATTGCGGCACGTGCACTCGCTGCCTCGATGCGTGCCCGACGCAGGCGTTCGCGGAGCCCCGTGTGCTCGACGCGCGACGGTGCATCTCGTACCTGACCATCGAACTCAAGGGGCCCCATACGCCCGAGCAGTCGGCGATGGTGGGCGAGCACCTGTTTGGGTGCGATGTGTGCCAGGAGGTGTGTCCGTATAACCGTAAGTTCTCCGCCGGGGCGACCGAATCGGCCTTTTCTCCCCTGGAGCGGCTGGTTTCGCCCGACGCCCGGGAATTGGCGCGCGCGTTCCTGGCGATGACCCCGGCCGAGTTCACGGCGGAACTCAAGCACACCCCCCTGTCGCGCGCCAAGCTGTCCGGGCTCAAGCGCAACGCCTGTGCGGTGCTCGCAAACGCGGGTACTGCGGCCGATGTATCGGCGCTCACAGTTGCCCAGGAAGACGACGAACCGCTGGTCCGTTTCGCGGCCGTCGACGCCCTGGCCAGGCTGTCCTCACCGGATGACCTCGCCGCTATTCGCCGCCGCCGTGGAGTTCCCAAAGACTAG
- a CDS encoding lysophospholipid acyltransferase family protein, producing MAIRGLMPFISRLATRGYYRFSVGGARVPADGPVLIVANHNNSLMDPAFVTVAAGREVRFLAKSTLFTHPQIGWLVKLVGSIPVYRAQDDPKLLGQNRDIFVAVHAALADGAAVGIFPEGTSHSGSRLSPLKTGAARIALGAARRIGGAFPIIPIGLVFRDRNSVRSEARVVVGDAFDWSDLAARSEEKFAVRELTARIDVAMRRVTLNLDSWEDAALAHVAEQIWAAEHASPRDSEATVSRLALIANVLQRFRSRGDAEWLSTARELRAHARMLQRMGLSPQALKEDVSAPSALLWTLKRLPLIGLIPLASLALLLYWPPLAGARWFAKHNKEGPDSQSTYHVLALALLSTIWTMLLCGVAAWTFGWLGALAALVLLPTTMTGAAVVAERRRLRWLTVRRFFVRHLHRRRLRRMRERQAMIAAHLNELLELGLQ from the coding sequence ATGGCCATCCGCGGCCTGATGCCCTTCATCTCGCGCCTCGCGACGCGCGGCTACTACCGCTTCTCGGTAGGCGGCGCGCGCGTTCCCGCGGATGGGCCAGTGCTGATCGTCGCGAACCACAACAACAGCCTGATGGACCCGGCCTTCGTGACCGTGGCGGCCGGTCGTGAGGTGCGCTTTCTCGCCAAGTCGACGCTCTTCACGCATCCGCAGATTGGCTGGCTGGTGAAGCTGGTGGGCTCCATTCCGGTCTATCGTGCCCAGGACGACCCGAAGCTCCTCGGGCAGAACCGCGACATCTTCGTAGCCGTGCATGCGGCCCTCGCCGACGGCGCGGCGGTCGGCATCTTCCCAGAGGGGACGAGCCACTCGGGGTCGCGCCTTTCGCCGCTCAAGACCGGTGCCGCACGCATCGCGCTGGGCGCGGCGCGGCGCATCGGTGGCGCGTTTCCGATCATTCCGATTGGACTCGTCTTCCGCGATCGCAACAGCGTGCGCAGCGAGGCGCGCGTCGTCGTCGGCGACGCCTTCGACTGGAGCGACCTCGCCGCGCGCAGTGAGGAGAAGTTCGCGGTGCGCGAACTGACCGCGCGCATTGACGTCGCCATGCGCCGGGTCACGCTGAACCTCGATTCCTGGGAAGACGCGGCCTTGGCGCACGTGGCCGAGCAGATCTGGGCCGCCGAGCACGCCTCGCCGCGTGATTCCGAGGCGACAGTATCGCGACTCGCCCTCATCGCGAACGTGCTGCAGCGCTTCCGGTCGCGCGGCGACGCCGAGTGGCTCTCCACCGCGCGCGAACTGCGCGCGCACGCGCGGATGCTGCAGCGCATGGGACTGTCGCCGCAGGCGCTCAAGGAAGATGTGAGTGCGCCGTCGGCGCTGCTGTGGACGCTCAAGCGGCTGCCGCTGATCGGGCTGATTCCGCTGGCCTCGCTGGCGCTGCTGCTGTACTGGCCACCGCTGGCCGGGGCGCGCTGGTTCGCGAAACACAACAAGGAAGGACCGGATTCGCAATCCACCTACCATGTCCTCGCGCTCGCGCTGCTGAGCACCATCTGGACGATGCTGCTCTGTGGCGTGGCGGCATGGACCTTCGGCTGGCTGGGCGCGCTGGCCGCGTTGGTGCTGCTGCCGACCACCATGACCGGCGCGGCGGTGGTGGCCGAGCGCCGCCGGCTACGCTGGCTCACCGTGCGCCGCTTCTTCGTGCGCCACCTGCATCGCCGGCGCCTCCGGCGCATGCGCGAACGGCAAGCGATGATCGCGGCGCATCTGAACGAGCTGCTCGAGCTGGGGCTACAGTAG
- a CDS encoding alkaline phosphatase family protein, translating into MRRTLGSTGFPRALRGVVFFFGFAMDCSLLSAVIRRDPSHPSVVVLVADGARPDTLRNALDAGALPALARLRAEGGLHTVTTTFPSVTGPAYAPFLLGIFPGTAGLPGIRWWDRARTTGNWPHFARSYVGIQARHSDRDLTPHHRTLFEHVPDALGSLTPIGRGLTSTRRLGFGWAFAARAAWTHFRGDLPGWLVIDREIGAMVAARIRREQPRFALCAHPGIDKASHAVGHAHADVLAAMRIVDDTAAAIRADAVRDGRWATMHLWVVSDHGHSPVACHDDLAGLFAEWGFGVLSHPWTVGGGRDVAVMVSGNAMSHVYLELSRRARPFWRELSARWEPVASRLLDRASVDLLVLPHSPCALEVRARARRGRAMVRRTGDRFAYVPVDGGDPLGLGGPIEAASPEAAHAACAGTDYPDALVQLLQLANSSRAGEMILSASRGWDFRGRYEPIPHVSSHGALHREHMDVPLLLNRPVAGTPRRTTDVMPSALAALGLPVPAGLDGVSFL; encoded by the coding sequence GTGCGACGCACGCTCGGGTCCACCGGCTTCCCGCGCGCGTTGCGCGGTGTCGTCTTCTTCTTTGGTTTCGCCATGGATTGCAGTTTACTTTCCGCCGTGATCCGCCGCGACCCGTCCCACCCGAGCGTTGTCGTCCTCGTGGCCGATGGTGCCCGCCCCGACACCCTGCGAAACGCCCTGGACGCCGGCGCCCTGCCGGCGCTCGCCCGGTTGCGCGCCGAGGGCGGGCTGCACACGGTCACCACGACCTTTCCATCGGTCACCGGCCCCGCGTATGCCCCCTTCCTGCTCGGGATCTTCCCCGGCACGGCGGGCCTGCCTGGCATTCGTTGGTGGGATCGCGCGCGGACAACGGGGAACTGGCCGCACTTCGCGCGCAGTTACGTCGGCATCCAGGCCCGGCATTCCGACCGCGACCTGACGCCGCATCATCGCACGTTGTTTGAGCACGTCCCCGATGCCCTCGGCTCGCTGACACCCATCGGCCGCGGGCTCACGAGCACGCGGCGTCTTGGCTTCGGCTGGGCGTTCGCGGCGCGCGCGGCCTGGACACATTTCCGCGGCGACCTGCCCGGCTGGCTGGTGATCGACCGCGAGATCGGCGCCATGGTGGCGGCGCGCATTCGACGCGAGCAGCCGCGCTTCGCGCTCTGCGCACACCCCGGCATCGACAAGGCCTCGCACGCCGTGGGTCATGCGCATGCCGACGTGCTCGCCGCCATGCGCATCGTGGACGATACCGCGGCGGCGATCCGCGCCGACGCCGTGCGCGACGGCCGGTGGGCGACGATGCACCTCTGGGTGGTCAGCGACCACGGGCACTCGCCGGTGGCGTGCCACGACGATCTCGCAGGGCTGTTCGCCGAGTGGGGGTTCGGCGTGCTCTCCCATCCATGGACCGTCGGCGGCGGACGGGATGTGGCGGTGATGGTCAGCGGCAACGCCATGAGCCACGTCTATCTCGAGTTGAGCCGGCGCGCGCGGCCGTTCTGGCGGGAGCTGTCGGCGCGATGGGAGCCCGTTGCCAGTCGGCTGCTGGACCGCGCGTCGGTGGACCTCCTGGTCCTTCCGCACAGCCCATGCGCGCTCGAAGTGCGTGCGCGGGCGCGCCGCGGGCGGGCGATGGTGCGCCGGACCGGAGATCGGTTCGCGTACGTCCCCGTCGACGGGGGCGATCCGCTGGGGCTTGGCGGACCCATCGAGGCCGCATCACCCGAGGCGGCGCACGCCGCATGCGCCGGCACGGACTATCCCGACGCACTCGTGCAGCTCCTCCAGCTCGCAAACTCGTCACGCGCGGGAGAGATGATCCTCTCGGCGTCGCGCGGCTGGGATTTTCGCGGACGCTATGAACCCATTCCGCATGTCTCGTCGCACGGCGCACTGCACCGCGAGCACATGGACGTGCCGCTCCTGCTCAATCGCCCCGTGGCCGGCACGCCGCGGCGCACGACGGACGTGATGCCGAGCGCGCTGGCGGCGCTCGGATTGCCGGTGCCGGCGGGACTGGACGGGGTGTCGTTCCTGTAG
- a CDS encoding TIGR00730 family Rossman fold protein, which produces MRRTAEHEALAGVRERHQLGHLAAGRMPPGAPVVTAAEARRLNIDDAIRDARPLVTEDQKLLNFAPRASDDFTRTDPWRVMRIMGEVIEGFDTLAKVERGVTFFGSARTAPDDPQYLAANETARLLASQGFSIITGAGPGIMEAANKGAQEGGGHSVGCNIELPFEQGSNPYVDTLVQFRYFFVRKTMFIKYSIGYVIFPGGFGTLDELFEALTLIQTGKISQFPVVLFGTHYWAGLVRWMQARVLGEKKISPSDLNLLVITDDPTEAADVIKAAWDAQLEEAAGAARVALADQVERMEREAKRLAAMARRGI; this is translated from the coding sequence GTGCGTCGCACGGCCGAACACGAGGCGCTGGCCGGGGTGCGCGAACGGCATCAGCTGGGTCATCTGGCCGCGGGGCGAATGCCGCCGGGGGCCCCGGTAGTGACGGCCGCCGAGGCGCGGCGCCTCAACATCGACGACGCCATCCGCGACGCGCGGCCGCTGGTGACCGAGGACCAGAAGCTGCTGAACTTTGCCCCGCGGGCCAGCGACGACTTCACGCGCACCGATCCGTGGCGCGTGATGCGCATCATGGGCGAGGTCATCGAGGGGTTTGACACGCTCGCCAAGGTGGAGCGGGGGGTGACGTTCTTCGGGTCGGCGCGCACGGCGCCGGATGATCCCCAGTACCTCGCCGCCAACGAGACGGCGCGGCTCCTCGCGTCGCAGGGCTTCTCCATCATCACCGGCGCCGGGCCCGGCATCATGGAGGCCGCCAACAAGGGGGCGCAGGAGGGGGGCGGTCACTCGGTCGGGTGCAACATCGAATTGCCGTTCGAACAGGGGTCCAACCCGTACGTCGACACGCTCGTGCAATTCCGGTATTTCTTCGTCCGCAAGACGATGTTCATCAAGTACAGCATCGGGTACGTTATCTTTCCCGGTGGCTTCGGCACGCTCGACGAGCTGTTCGAGGCGTTGACGCTCATCCAGACCGGCAAGATCTCGCAGTTCCCGGTGGTGCTCTTCGGCACGCACTATTGGGCGGGGCTGGTGCGCTGGATGCAGGCGCGCGTGCTGGGCGAGAAGAAGATCTCGCCGAGTGACCTCAACCTGCTGGTGATCACGGACGATCCCACGGAAGCGGCCGACGTGATCAAGGCGGCGTGGGACGCGCAACTGGAGGAGGCCGCCGGCGCGGCACGCGTGGCCCTGGCGGATCAGGTCGAGCGCATGGAGAGGGAAGCGAAGCGGCTGGCGGCGATGGCGCGCCGCGGCATTTAA
- the speY gene encoding deoxyhypusine synthase, whose product MHKRDRGGFKASRHGHTPNPAGDKSKQKKAADRREAKGAPQAPARMRNPFLRGARINPRVLDGTETVVQLVEGTFQAYNSGRLREACQLFTEKMLKKDVTVGLTLTGALTPAGLGMSALIPLIEAGFVDWIISTGANLYHDAHFGLGLAMHRGTPNTSDTLLREQGVVRIYDIFFDYDVLLSTDAFFRKILRAPEFQRPMSSAEFHWLCGKYIAGRERALGIGNKSLLSAAYACGVPVYTSSPGDSSIGMNVAALQLEGYGCVIDPSRDVNETASLVLHAKRSGGKSALVIMGGGSPKNFALQTEPQIQEVLGIDERGHDFFLQVTDARPDTGGLSGATPAEAVSWGKIDPDRLPDAVVCYVDSTIALPVLTSYALAKRRPRKLKRLYDKREKLMARLKAEFDRANR is encoded by the coding sequence ATGCATAAGCGGGATCGCGGCGGCTTCAAGGCCAGCCGACACGGACACACGCCGAATCCGGCGGGTGACAAGTCGAAGCAGAAGAAGGCCGCCGACCGCCGTGAGGCGAAGGGCGCGCCGCAAGCCCCGGCGCGGATGCGGAATCCGTTCCTGCGGGGGGCACGGATCAATCCGCGCGTGCTCGACGGCACCGAGACGGTGGTGCAGCTCGTCGAGGGGACGTTCCAGGCCTACAACAGCGGGCGTCTGCGCGAGGCGTGCCAGCTCTTCACCGAGAAGATGCTGAAGAAGGACGTGACCGTGGGGCTCACGCTCACCGGCGCGCTGACGCCGGCGGGGCTGGGGATGAGCGCGCTGATTCCGCTCATCGAAGCCGGCTTCGTGGACTGGATCATCAGCACGGGCGCCAACCTGTATCACGACGCGCACTTCGGGCTCGGCCTCGCCATGCATCGCGGGACGCCGAACACGAGCGACACGCTGCTGCGCGAGCAGGGGGTCGTGCGCATCTACGACATCTTCTTCGATTACGACGTCCTGCTCAGCACCGACGCGTTCTTCCGGAAGATCCTCCGGGCGCCGGAGTTCCAGCGGCCGATGTCGAGCGCCGAGTTCCACTGGCTGTGCGGCAAGTACATCGCCGGGCGCGAACGGGCGCTGGGAATTGGTAACAAATCGCTACTAAGTGCCGCTTATGCCTGCGGCGTGCCGGTCTACACCAGCTCGCCGGGCGACAGCTCGATCGGGATGAACGTCGCCGCGCTGCAGCTCGAGGGGTACGGGTGCGTCATCGACCCGAGCCGCGACGTGAACGAGACGGCGAGCCTCGTGCTCCACGCCAAGCGGTCGGGCGGCAAGAGCGCTCTCGTGATCATGGGCGGCGGCAGCCCCAAGAATTTCGCGCTCCAGACGGAGCCGCAGATCCAGGAAGTGCTCGGCATCGATGAACGCGGGCACGACTTCTTCCTGCAGGTCACCGACGCGCGCCCCGACACGGGGGGACTGTCCGGCGCCACGCCGGCCGAAGCGGTGAGCTGGGGGAAGATCGACCCCGACCGGCTGCCGGATGCCGTGGTCTGCTACGTTGACTCGACGATCGCGCTGCCGGTGCTCACGAGCTACGCGCTGGCCAAGCGCCGGCCGCGGAAGCTGAAGCGGCTCTACGACAAGCGCGAGAAGCTGATGGCGCGCCTGAAGGCGGAGTTCGACCGGGCGAACCGGTAG
- a CDS encoding DUF4142 domain-containing protein gives MKRIQLLATIAGVSLAVLGSATPSRGVTPDDAAILARFDDFVTADLACAQLAAERGHAKEVRDFAKTLVSEHGMAHQLARDVAALINTTLKTSSDSPRAAEHAKILKALRERPDIAFDVLFVRHEVEYHKDLVAFINKEWIPAAKSADLSSLLTQAGPAFENHLAMATELQKTRIP, from the coding sequence GTGAAGCGGATCCAGCTGCTCGCCACCATCGCGGGCGTGTCACTTGCCGTGCTGGGGAGCGCAACGCCGTCCCGGGGTGTCACGCCCGATGACGCGGCGATCCTCGCGCGCTTCGATGACTTTGTCACCGCCGACCTCGCGTGCGCGCAACTCGCCGCCGAGCGCGGACACGCCAAGGAAGTGCGCGACTTCGCCAAGACCCTGGTCAGCGAACACGGGATGGCGCACCAGCTGGCCCGCGACGTCGCGGCGCTGATCAACACCACGCTGAAGACCTCCTCGGACAGTCCGCGCGCCGCCGAGCACGCGAAGATCCTCAAGGCGCTGCGCGAGCGGCCCGACATCGCGTTCGACGTGCTGTTCGTGCGGCACGAAGTCGAGTATCACAAGGACCTCGTGGCCTTCATCAACAAGGAGTGGATCCCGGCCGCGAAGAGCGCGGACCTGAGCTCACTCCTCACGCAGGCCGGGCCGGCGTTCGAGAATCATCTCGCCATGGCCACCGAACTGCAGAAGACGCGCATCCCGTAA
- a CDS encoding GreA/GreB family elongation factor: MIEALKAKLGAEAEKLRYELNVTLPAEIRRAVEMGDLRENSEYKSALERQQFVQARLGQLSSRLSKLSTIDPSQIPTDKAGLGSKVVVQCQETQVHETYHLVFGDSEEFEDGHVTMMSPIGRSLLGKAVGDLVTLKLPTRTRKLKVVELQTIHDV, encoded by the coding sequence ATGATCGAAGCCCTCAAAGCGAAGCTTGGCGCCGAGGCCGAGAAGCTCCGGTATGAGCTGAACGTCACGCTCCCGGCGGAAATTCGCCGCGCGGTCGAGATGGGCGACCTCCGCGAGAACAGCGAGTACAAGTCGGCGCTGGAACGGCAGCAGTTCGTGCAGGCGCGCCTGGGCCAGTTGAGTTCACGCCTGTCGAAGCTTTCGACCATCGATCCCAGCCAGATCCCGACCGACAAGGCCGGGTTGGGATCGAAGGTCGTGGTGCAGTGCCAGGAAACCCAGGTGCACGAGACCTATCATCTGGTCTTCGGCGATTCCGAGGAATTCGAGGATGGCCACGTGACGATGATGTCGCCCATTGGCCGTTCGCTGCTGGGGAAGGCGGTGGGCGACCTCGTGACGCTCAAGCTGCCGACCCGCACGCGCAAGCTGAAGGTGGTCGAACTCCAGACGATCCACGACGTCTAG
- a CDS encoding sialidase family protein: MTSLRFHPLLLATLVLSVACRDTSPHLGAPVLAAESTPTTGTDASTPFLTASADGTLWMSWMERSQDSVWTMRVAHRLGEGHWSEPRTVVRDSLLFANWADFPSVVVDAKGRLVAHFLRRSAPGKYSYHVWVTSSADQGATWSAPQRLHRDTSASEHGFVALVPQGDGATLAAWLDGHATGGESGAMSLAFGVLDASQRVRRDTMLDTRTCDCCQVAGARTPDGALFAYRDRSADEVRDIAVVRLAQGRWHAPAIVHTDGWVTKACPVNGPALAARANDVALAWFTNARDTAKVQVAFSSDAGATWSAPFRVDDGAPLGRVDVEWLADSSAFVTWMEHTGKGAAEIRARRLWRDGRASAALVVHRGSDARQAGFPRLATLDGRKVFVTWRDIAAPARLRLARIELDGRR; encoded by the coding sequence ATGACCAGTCTACGATTCCACCCACTGCTCCTCGCGACGCTCGTGTTGAGCGTCGCATGCCGTGACACGAGTCCCCACCTTGGCGCGCCCGTGCTCGCCGCCGAAAGCACACCAACGACCGGCACCGATGCCTCCACACCGTTTCTCACGGCGTCGGCCGACGGCACTCTCTGGATGAGTTGGATGGAGCGGAGCCAGGACTCCGTGTGGACCATGCGGGTCGCGCACCGCCTCGGTGAGGGCCACTGGTCGGAACCGCGGACCGTCGTGCGCGACAGCCTGCTTTTCGCCAACTGGGCCGACTTTCCATCGGTCGTGGTTGATGCGAAGGGACGCCTCGTCGCGCACTTCCTCCGGCGCTCGGCACCCGGCAAGTACTCGTATCACGTGTGGGTCACGTCGAGCGCCGACCAGGGCGCCACGTGGAGCGCGCCGCAGCGCCTGCACCGCGACACCAGCGCCAGCGAACATGGTTTCGTCGCGCTCGTGCCGCAGGGCGACGGCGCGACGCTCGCCGCCTGGCTCGACGGTCACGCCACCGGCGGCGAGAGCGGGGCGATGAGCCTGGCCTTTGGCGTGCTCGACGCGTCGCAGCGCGTCCGGCGCGACACGATGCTCGATACCCGCACCTGCGATTGCTGCCAGGTGGCGGGCGCCCGCACCCCGGACGGCGCGCTGTTCGCTTACCGCGACCGGTCGGCGGACGAGGTACGCGACATTGCCGTGGTGCGTCTCGCCCAGGGGCGCTGGCATGCGCCCGCCATCGTGCACACCGATGGATGGGTGACCAAGGCCTGCCCCGTCAACGGTCCGGCGCTCGCCGCGCGCGCGAACGACGTGGCGCTCGCCTGGTTCACCAACGCCCGCGACACCGCCAAGGTGCAGGTGGCATTCAGCAGCGATGCCGGTGCCACGTGGAGTGCGCCATTCCGCGTGGATGACGGGGCACCCCTCGGCCGGGTGGATGTCGAATGGCTCGCCGACAGCAGCGCGTTCGTCACGTGGATGGAGCACACCGGCAAGGGGGCCGCCGAGATCCGCGCACGCCGGCTCTGGCGCGACGGACGCGCCTCGGCGGCACTCGTGGTCCATCGCGGAAGCGACGCACGGCAAGCCGGCTTTCCGCGTCTGGCCACCCTCGACGGACGGAAAGTCTTCGTCACCTGGCGCGACATCGCCGCCCCGGCGCGGCTGCGCCTGGCGCGCATCGAGCTCGATGGACGCCGCTAG